One part of the Bacteroidales bacterium genome encodes these proteins:
- a CDS encoding T9SS type A sorting domain-containing protein: MRKLLAILVLISLFGSLKAQEKMFALEHNKSVKNKSINSYKDSQVSYADTVFVSLPFLDDFSVVSIWPSPSKWADNYVYINTDYAKHSPTVGVATFDAIDEDGALYSSAGPYQFEADFLTSQPIRLDSLFSPIQRAILKSDSLYLSFFYQPQGKGSMPAKKDSLVLEFHSPLEFDTIVTAEDTVISPHWQYKWSSAGGTQVDTFAIVHGQYFNQVLIPINDSIRYFKKGFRFRFRNYASLANNYVPDWQSNGDQWNLDLVYLNSGRSINDTIIKDVAFADRAPSMLAKYEAMPYTQYGENFVNEMKDTLSIFIANLDNSPQNISYRYHVQKDSQLPFKTYDGGSYSIFPFLTNSYSTYQPFARPIVNFLYSPFENQEEIVFHTTHYLTTDPAMIIQSNDTIRYTQVFSNYYAYDDGTAEAGIGLNGAAGSYAVRFELNTMDTLRALKIFFNQIRSGASDKYIDITIWNDSFGKPGTIIKQLAQVNPLYSDSLNNFQTYWFDEPLVIEPVNFPGLIFYAGWQQTAIDNLNVGLDRYNDTHQYRFYNVDGTWQSSDEQHAGSLLLRPVVGKANPVSMQENLQTGQLAIYPNPVANGNLNIRLPINLMHHSSNELSVSVFNSSGIRISSFPYQETINIDNWLPGLYVIRLHSEVDGKIYFGKVIKK, encoded by the coding sequence ATGCGAAAACTATTAGCAATCCTTGTCCTGATTAGCCTTTTTGGCTCATTGAAAGCCCAGGAGAAGATGTTTGCATTGGAACACAACAAATCTGTGAAGAATAAAAGCATTAACAGCTACAAAGATTCACAAGTCAGTTATGCTGACACTGTTTTTGTTTCACTTCCTTTTCTTGATGACTTCTCAGTAGTTTCCATTTGGCCCTCCCCTTCTAAATGGGCTGATAATTATGTTTATATCAATACGGATTATGCTAAGCATTCTCCAACAGTTGGAGTTGCGACTTTTGATGCTATTGATGAAGATGGCGCCTTGTATTCATCTGCCGGTCCATATCAATTTGAGGCAGACTTCCTTACTTCACAACCCATCAGGCTTGATTCTTTGTTCTCCCCGATACAACGTGCGATACTTAAAAGTGATTCCCTTTACCTAAGTTTTTTTTATCAACCTCAGGGAAAAGGATCAATGCCTGCAAAAAAAGACTCCCTGGTACTTGAATTCCACTCCCCTCTTGAATTTGATACAATTGTTACCGCTGAGGATACTGTCATTTCTCCCCACTGGCAATACAAGTGGTCAAGTGCAGGAGGCACGCAAGTTGACACATTTGCAATTGTCCATGGTCAATATTTCAACCAGGTTTTAATCCCTATCAACGATAGTATACGATACTTCAAAAAGGGGTTTCGCTTTAGATTCAGGAATTATGCAAGCCTTGCCAACAATTATGTGCCTGATTGGCAGAGCAATGGCGACCAATGGAACCTCGACCTGGTTTACCTTAATTCTGGAAGATCCATTAATGATACGATAATTAAAGATGTTGCATTTGCAGATAGAGCTCCTTCTATGTTGGCAAAATATGAAGCAATGCCCTACACCCAGTATGGTGAAAATTTTGTGAATGAAATGAAGGATACGCTCAGCATCTTTATTGCCAACCTGGATAATTCACCGCAAAATATATCGTATCGGTATCATGTCCAGAAGGATTCACAACTTCCATTCAAAACTTATGATGGGGGAAGTTATTCCATTTTCCCTTTCCTGACAAACAGTTATTCTACCTATCAGCCCTTTGCCCGCCCCATCGTTAATTTCTTGTATTCACCATTTGAAAACCAGGAAGAGATCGTTTTCCATACCACTCACTATCTCACCACTGACCCGGCCATGATCATTCAAAGCAATGATACAATAAGGTATACCCAGGTTTTCAGCAATTATTATGCATATGATGATGGAACTGCAGAAGCCGGTATTGGTCTTAACGGAGCAGCAGGTTCATATGCCGTGCGTTTCGAATTGAATACAATGGATACACTGAGGGCTTTAAAGATATTCTTTAACCAAATCAGGTCAGGAGCAAGTGATAAATACATTGATATCACGATTTGGAATGATTCATTTGGAAAACCTGGCACAATTATTAAACAGTTAGCTCAGGTCAACCCACTTTATTCTGATAGCCTCAACAATTTCCAGACCTATTGGTTTGATGAACCTCTTGTTATTGAACCTGTAAATTTCCCGGGACTGATCTTCTATGCCGGTTGGCAGCAAACAGCTATTGATAACCTTAATGTAGGACTCGACAGATATAATGATACCCATCAATACAGATTCTATAATGTGGATGGAACCTGGCAGTCAAGCGACGAGCAGCATGCAGGCTCTTTATTATTGCGCCCTGTAGTTGGCAAAGCAAATCCTGTTTCAATGCAAGAGAATCTTCAGACAGGACAATTGGCAATATATCCAAATCCTGTTGCCAATGGGAATCTTAATATCAGGTTGCCAATCAATTTGATGCATCATTCTTCAAATGAATTATCAGTTTCGGTGTTTAATTCTTCCGGAATAAGAATTTCTTCGTTTCCATATCAGGAAACTATAAATATTGACAACTGGCTTCCAGGGCTTTATGTGATTCGTTTACACAGTGAGGTGGATGGAAAAATTTATTTTGGGAAAGTGATAAAAAAGTAG
- a CDS encoding PASTA domain-containing protein, with protein MNFIQFITTRRFLKHFGISLLISLILGWITLSLLKQYTKHGSSIEVPNLVGLSSQEISQMEDLEDFELLVVDSVYDYEKPGGMIVTQDPQPKSKVKSGRTIYLSMVAFVPEQVKMPALNDLSLRQAKALLQTYGLKLGSVKSIPDPAKNAVLQVTYKGRSIQPGAMIRKGSVIDLFIGSGSGGTEAQIPFLIGKSRREAISEIIRLGMVTGEEIYNGNSDSTNARVYLQEPFYVYGLKIPLSSTINLTYRSDESFDFESYIRSLEIDTIKVDSTSQ; from the coding sequence ATGAATTTCATTCAGTTTATTACGACCCGAAGATTCCTGAAACATTTTGGCATCTCTTTGCTAATCAGTCTGATTTTGGGTTGGATAACACTTTCTTTGCTTAAACAATACACTAAACATGGATCATCGATCGAAGTACCAAATCTGGTTGGGTTATCAAGCCAGGAAATAAGTCAGATGGAGGATCTTGAAGATTTTGAACTTCTTGTCGTTGATTCAGTCTATGACTATGAGAAACCAGGGGGAATGATTGTTACCCAGGATCCACAACCAAAATCGAAAGTAAAATCAGGCAGAACTATTTATCTCTCGATGGTTGCCTTTGTTCCGGAGCAAGTTAAAATGCCGGCTTTAAATGATTTATCCTTAAGACAAGCGAAAGCTTTGCTTCAGACATATGGTCTTAAATTAGGAAGTGTAAAATCCATACCCGATCCCGCCAAGAATGCAGTTCTTCAAGTTACTTATAAGGGAAGAAGCATACAGCCTGGTGCTATGATTCGAAAAGGTTCCGTTATTGATTTATTTATTGGTTCCGGCTCAGGTGGAACTGAAGCTCAAATCCCATTTCTTATTGGGAAATCAAGAAGAGAAGCCATTTCTGAAATCATTCGTCTTGGAATGGTTACCGGTGAAGAAATATATAATGGAAATTCTGATTCCACCAATGCCAGAGTATACTTACAAGAGCCATTTTACGTTTATGGTTTGAAAATACCTCTGAGCAGTACGATTAATTTAACTTATCGATCAGATGAATCGTTTGATTTTGAGAGTTATATCCGAAGTTTGGAAATTGATACTATTAAGGTTGATAGCACTTCACAATAA
- a CDS encoding glycosyltransferase family 2 protein: MPLLSIGLPVYNSQEYLEEVIQSLIVQSFTDFELIISDDKSKDNTINICQRFSDVDQRIIIYKQDINIGMVRNQNFVLSKAKGKYFMWAAHDDYYHKEFIKELLFILEENPKMVSAFCNTAVFSTINDKPIKIFSLDFSDTSALRRLIRFTFIFNDAHFYGIHRRKALINTEVPVWWGKNKITPANTNYPVLFYLLSLGEYGYLNGNPLFYKRQKKENYSLGPSRTIIQQILFLIIRKLNLFILCCSNVHKARRNPVITLSIIPFLIIRIIYNLIKEILYLLKLNIRLFR, encoded by the coding sequence ATGCCTTTATTAAGTATCGGTCTGCCTGTATATAATAGTCAAGAGTATCTTGAGGAAGTAATTCAGTCTTTGATTGTTCAATCTTTCACTGATTTTGAATTAATAATTTCAGATGATAAATCTAAAGACAATACGATTAACATATGTCAGAGATTTTCAGATGTTGATCAAAGGATTATTATTTACAAACAAGATATAAATATAGGCATGGTTCGAAATCAAAATTTTGTCTTAAGTAAGGCTAAAGGCAAATATTTCATGTGGGCAGCTCATGATGACTATTATCACAAGGAATTTATCAAAGAACTTCTATTTATTCTAGAAGAAAACCCAAAAATGGTAAGTGCATTTTGTAATACAGCAGTATTTTCAACAATAAATGATAAACCCATTAAGATATTTAGCCTTGATTTCTCTGATACATCAGCTCTGAGGAGATTGATTCGGTTTACTTTTATTTTTAATGATGCTCATTTCTACGGTATACACCGAAGAAAAGCTCTTATAAATACTGAAGTCCCTGTCTGGTGGGGGAAAAACAAAATTACGCCTGCAAATACTAATTACCCTGTACTATTTTATCTTCTGTCGTTAGGTGAATATGGGTATTTAAATGGGAATCCACTATTCTATAAAAGGCAAAAGAAAGAAAATTACTCACTTGGCCCCTCCAGGACAATTATTCAACAGATCCTCTTTTTAATAATCAGAAAGTTAAACCTGTTTATTTTGTGCTGTTCAAATGTCCACAAAGCTAGAAGAAATCCTGTCATCACACTTTCTATAATACCATTTCTAATTATAAGAATCATCTATAATCTTATAAAAGAGATTTTATATTTATTGAAGTTAAATATTAGACTTTTTCGATAG
- a CDS encoding FkbM family methyltransferase gives MWSKLIKYFLIEPNKEWIEALKLTFKPWDEKIFFIEKFLSNQSDMNCISLPDILSEVIADSVFIKMDIEGFEIKALSGVNLLINRFKEIRITVCTYHHEDDLGEISNFFHVNDIPFEISDGYIFFYVEDGLPSFRKAVIRAQYKLF, from the coding sequence TTGTGGAGCAAGCTAATAAAGTATTTTTTAATAGAACCTAATAAAGAGTGGATTGAAGCTTTAAAGTTAACATTCAAGCCTTGGGATGAAAAAATTTTCTTTATAGAAAAATTTTTGTCAAACCAATCTGATATGAATTGTATTTCTTTACCGGATATTTTATCAGAAGTTATTGCTGATTCTGTTTTTATTAAAATGGATATAGAAGGCTTTGAAATTAAGGCTCTAAGCGGAGTTAATCTATTAATAAATAGATTTAAAGAAATTAGAATAACAGTATGCACTTACCATCATGAAGATGATCTTGGAGAAATATCTAATTTTTTTCATGTAAATGACATTCCATTTGAAATATCAGATGGATATATCTTTTTTTATGTTGAAGATGGTCTTCCATCTTTTAGAAAAGCAGTTATAAGAGCCCAATATAAATTATTCTAG
- the nadC gene encoding carboxylating nicotinate-nucleotide diphosphorylase, translating to MNIDQIIREALIEDIGEGDHTSLSTIPSHARGKAKLLVKEDGVIAGVKIARRIFSILDPSCVMTVELEDGALVKKGDIVFYVESDSIKLLTAERTVLNFMQRMSGIATQTRQIVDAIGDLPTKVLDTRKTTPLLREIEKMAVKIGGGENHRFGLFDMILIKDNHVDFAGGIRNAIASATNYLKNNDLRLKIEIETRTLAEVQEVLDEGGVDRIMLDNFNFDELRTAVKMINKRFETEASGGITLSTVRQYAECGVDFVSIGSITHHINSLDLSLKAVK from the coding sequence GTGAATATAGATCAAATTATCAGAGAAGCTCTGATTGAGGATATTGGTGAAGGAGATCACACTTCTTTATCAACAATTCCATCGCATGCAAGGGGGAAAGCTAAACTCCTGGTAAAAGAGGATGGAGTAATTGCTGGTGTTAAAATAGCCAGAAGGATATTCAGTATTCTTGATCCTTCTTGTGTCATGACAGTAGAATTGGAAGATGGAGCATTGGTAAAAAAGGGAGACATTGTATTTTATGTAGAGTCTGATTCCATAAAACTCCTGACAGCCGAAAGAACTGTCTTGAATTTCATGCAAAGGATGAGTGGTATTGCAACTCAAACTCGTCAAATTGTTGATGCTATTGGTGATCTTCCAACAAAAGTTTTGGATACAAGAAAAACTACCCCATTATTAAGGGAAATCGAAAAGATGGCTGTGAAAATTGGAGGAGGCGAGAATCACAGGTTTGGGCTCTTTGACATGATTTTGATTAAGGATAATCATGTAGATTTTGCCGGAGGTATCAGGAATGCTATTGCTTCTGCAACTAACTACTTAAAAAACAATGATTTAAGATTAAAGATTGAAATTGAGACAAGGACTTTGGCGGAAGTGCAAGAGGTATTAGATGAAGGTGGTGTCGATAGAATTATGTTAGATAATTTTAACTTTGATGAACTTCGGACAGCTGTTAAGATGATTAACAAGCGATTTGAAACTGAAGCTTCAGGTGGGATTACACTTTCGACTGTAAGGCAATATGCTGAATGTGGTGTGGATTTTGTCTCCATCGGATCAATTACTCATCATATTAATAGTTTGGATTTAAGTCTGAAGGCTGTCAAATAA
- a CDS encoding DUF4783 domain-containing protein yields MKQYILQILVFLVIVGMVSGSTVSLIVPGVHENIASAIRTGNSKSLAIYFSSTVEITIPGKEGTFSKVQAEMVMKDFFSKIPPSSFVLDQKGNSAGGSQFIIGTYKSNNQVFKAYILLKPIEGSMLIQQIQFEAD; encoded by the coding sequence ATGAAACAATATATTTTGCAAATCCTGGTATTTCTTGTTATCGTTGGCATGGTGTCAGGGTCTACCGTTTCTTTAATTGTTCCTGGTGTTCATGAGAATATTGCAAGTGCTATTCGTACAGGAAACTCAAAATCATTAGCAATTTACTTTAGTAGCACTGTTGAGATCACCATTCCCGGGAAGGAAGGGACTTTCAGTAAAGTTCAAGCTGAGATGGTTATGAAGGATTTTTTCTCAAAGATTCCACCTTCGTCTTTTGTATTAGATCAGAAAGGAAATTCAGCTGGTGGTTCTCAGTTTATTATAGGTACATACAAAAGTAATAATCAAGTATTTAAAGCTTATATTCTCCTGAAACCAATTGAGGGCTCCATGCTGATTCAGCAGATACAATTTGAAGCAGATTGA
- a CDS encoding YihY/virulence factor BrkB family protein, with amino-acid sequence MITPLALSINQYFRKKLEQLIQSKTIRATVRISRSLILPGFDGMPLYDVAEFFIKGLKKGAISMRAAAFSYNFFLALFPAIIFFFTIIPYIPISGFQDSLMDLMQSFIPKKAFEAVEETLLDIVKRPRGGLLSIGFVMALYFSTNGIHSLIESFNQTHHSIETRNWLLIRLVSILLVIILSILVVMAIILITLGPIAIDFLSDENIIRDAFGYYLISVGKWMITLVMLFLAFSFLYYLAPARKSRFRFISAGSTLATLLTAATSIGFNYYVNNLSQYNTLYGSIGTLIIVMIWIYFNAMIVLIGFELNVSIQNAKKRRR; translated from the coding sequence ATGATAACTCCTTTAGCGTTGAGCATCAATCAATATTTTCGAAAGAAGCTTGAGCAATTAATTCAAAGCAAGACGATAAGGGCAACTGTTAGGATTTCCCGAAGTCTTATTTTGCCAGGTTTTGATGGAATGCCATTATACGATGTTGCAGAGTTTTTTATCAAAGGGCTAAAGAAGGGAGCTATAAGTATGAGGGCAGCCGCCTTCTCTTATAATTTCTTCCTGGCATTATTTCCGGCGATTATTTTCTTTTTTACGATAATCCCATATATACCAATAAGTGGTTTTCAGGATTCATTGATGGATTTAATGCAGAGTTTTATTCCGAAGAAAGCGTTTGAGGCTGTTGAAGAAACTTTGCTGGATATAGTAAAAAGACCAAGGGGTGGGTTACTATCGATAGGTTTTGTGATGGCTTTATATTTTTCAACTAATGGTATTCACAGTTTAATAGAGTCCTTTAATCAGACACATCATTCAATAGAGACACGGAACTGGTTGTTAATAAGATTAGTATCTATCTTATTGGTAATAATTCTGTCGATACTAGTAGTTATGGCAATTATTTTAATTACCCTAGGACCAATTGCTATTGATTTTCTTTCAGATGAAAATATAATAAGGGATGCATTTGGTTATTATTTGATTTCTGTCGGGAAATGGATGATAACATTAGTTATGTTATTTCTTGCGTTTTCCTTTTTATATTATCTGGCGCCAGCAAGGAAGAGTCGATTTCGTTTTATTTCGGCTGGTTCAACATTGGCGACATTATTAACAGCAGCTACCTCTATTGGATTTAACTATTATGTAAATAACCTATCGCAGTACAATACATTATATGGTTCGATCGGGACACTAATAATAGTCATGATCTGGATTTATTTCAATGCGATGATTGTTTTGATTGGTTTTGAGTTGAATGTAAGCATTCAGAATGCGAAGAAGAGGAGGCGGTGA
- a CDS encoding 23S rRNA (pseudouridine(1915)-N(3))-methyltransferase RlmH produces the protein MVITILVVGKTTEDFIRQGFTLYFERLKHYLGVKYIEIPELKEKRNMSPLQIKEKEALTILSNIPKSATIILLDEHGVSKSSIEFASLIQKQMNTGIKELIFIIGGAFGVSELIKKQSDICISLSKMTFTHQFIRVILAEQLYRAMTILKNEPYHNE, from the coding sequence ATGGTTATCACAATTCTGGTTGTTGGTAAAACAACTGAGGATTTTATCCGACAAGGCTTCACTTTATATTTTGAGCGCCTTAAACACTATTTGGGCGTCAAATATATCGAGATCCCGGAACTTAAGGAGAAACGAAATATGTCTCCTTTACAAATCAAAGAGAAGGAGGCTCTTACAATCCTTTCCAATATTCCTAAATCAGCCACCATAATCTTACTTGATGAACACGGAGTTTCAAAATCTTCTATTGAGTTTGCATCCCTTATTCAAAAACAGATGAATACCGGTATTAAAGAACTCATCTTTATCATAGGTGGTGCATTTGGTGTTTCAGAACTTATTAAAAAACAGTCAGATATCTGTATTTCTTTATCAAAAATGACATTTACCCATCAATTCATTCGGGTAATTCTTGCAGAACAACTCTACAGAGCAATGACCATTTTAAAAAATGAGCCTTATCATAACGAATAA
- a CDS encoding D-alanine--D-alanine ligase, with the protein MNRKLSIALLMGGDSGEFDVSIGSAKVVAKFLDENFFDIYPILIRKNDWHYTLNEDESIQIDKNDFSLHLKDRKIHFDCAFIAIHGTPGEDGKLQGYLDLMSIPYTSCDLTTSALTFNKFFCNDIAIRAGMNVARTVLLRDGHKWTYEQLAKEVGLPCFIKPNKSGSSVGVTKVYNLEGFEPALKLAFAEDNEVQVQEYIKGREMACGVFRTEGRLVVLPVTEVIPKNDFFDYEAKYTSGMAEEVTPAVITPHEEDECRKMTAMLYEKFNCKGVVRFDYFLSEGKWWFLEVNTVPGFSEGSIIPKQAKSAGINLSDFFSSLVYEAIKQHK; encoded by the coding sequence ATGAATCGGAAGTTGTCAATTGCTTTACTCATGGGAGGAGATTCAGGCGAATTTGATGTCTCCATTGGCAGTGCTAAGGTTGTAGCCAAGTTTCTTGATGAGAATTTTTTTGATATTTATCCTATTTTAATAAGGAAAAATGATTGGCATTATACATTGAATGAGGATGAAAGTATTCAAATCGATAAGAATGATTTCTCACTTCACCTAAAAGATCGAAAAATCCATTTTGATTGTGCATTCATTGCAATTCATGGCACACCGGGAGAGGATGGAAAATTACAAGGATATTTGGATTTGATGAGTATTCCCTATACATCCTGTGATCTCACAACTTCAGCACTGACTTTTAATAAGTTTTTCTGTAATGATATAGCAATCAGAGCAGGTATGAATGTAGCCAGGACCGTGCTATTAAGGGACGGGCATAAATGGACTTATGAACAACTTGCTAAAGAAGTAGGACTGCCTTGTTTTATAAAACCAAATAAGTCAGGATCAAGTGTTGGGGTTACGAAAGTATACAATCTCGAAGGTTTTGAACCTGCTTTAAAGCTGGCATTTGCAGAAGACAATGAAGTACAGGTGCAAGAATATATTAAAGGTAGGGAAATGGCTTGCGGAGTCTTTAGGACAGAAGGAAGACTTGTCGTGCTGCCTGTGACTGAGGTGATTCCCAAGAATGATTTCTTTGATTATGAAGCAAAGTATACCTCCGGAATGGCTGAAGAGGTAACACCAGCAGTCATTACTCCACACGAAGAAGATGAGTGTAGGAAAATGACAGCTATGTTGTATGAGAAGTTCAATTGTAAAGGAGTAGTCCGGTTTGATTATTTTCTTAGTGAAGGGAAATGGTGGTTTTTGGAGGTAAATACTGTACCTGGATTTTCGGAAGGGAGCATCATTCCAAAACAAGCAAAATCTGCAGGAATTAATCTGTCAGATTTCTTTTCTTCACTGGTCTATGAGGCAATTAAGCAACATAAGTAA
- a CDS encoding RluA family pseudouridine synthase, giving the protein MIEETEELEVNDQQGEENDLFEHYRFEVDRGQALLRIDKFLLSKIPNISRNKIQNAAHAGNILVNQVPVKPNHKVHPLDTISIVLAYPPRETEIIAENIPLQILFEDQDLLVVDKPAGMVVHPAHGNYNGTLLNALAYRFQEEGIKLESGPYLVHRIDKDTSGLLLVAKNELAQSFLARSFFDHKVDRKYWALVWGDFIDNEGTINGHIGRCLKDRQKMDVFPDGNHGKEAITHYRIIRRFHYVTLVECILETGRTHQIRAHMKHIGHPLFNDAKYGGDQIIKGTTFTKYKQFIQNCFDICPRQALHAKTLSFKHPSSGKDILFESDLPKDFSELVEKWEKYFQSSIDINN; this is encoded by the coding sequence ATGATAGAAGAGACAGAAGAATTAGAGGTTAATGATCAGCAAGGAGAAGAAAATGATCTGTTTGAGCACTACAGGTTTGAAGTCGATCGTGGACAAGCTTTATTGCGTATAGACAAATTTCTATTAAGTAAGATTCCAAATATTTCCAGGAACAAGATCCAGAATGCCGCGCATGCCGGTAACATCCTGGTAAACCAGGTACCTGTCAAACCAAATCATAAAGTTCACCCTCTGGATACAATTTCTATCGTCTTAGCTTATCCTCCCAGGGAAACAGAAATTATCGCTGAGAATATACCATTGCAAATCCTGTTTGAAGATCAGGATTTGTTAGTGGTGGATAAACCAGCTGGCATGGTCGTTCATCCAGCACATGGAAATTACAATGGCACATTGTTAAATGCTTTAGCCTACAGATTTCAGGAAGAAGGAATAAAACTTGAATCAGGCCCCTATCTTGTTCATAGGATTGATAAAGATACGTCAGGCTTGTTATTAGTAGCCAAGAATGAATTGGCCCAATCCTTCTTAGCCCGTAGCTTCTTTGATCATAAAGTTGACAGGAAATACTGGGCTTTAGTATGGGGAGATTTTATCGATAACGAAGGTACAATCAATGGACATATTGGCCGTTGCCTGAAGGATCGCCAGAAAATGGATGTATTTCCTGACGGGAATCATGGCAAGGAAGCTATCACGCATTACAGGATTATTAGGAGGTTCCATTATGTTACACTGGTTGAGTGTATACTCGAAACCGGTCGAACACATCAGATCCGGGCACATATGAAGCATATTGGACACCCTCTTTTCAATGATGCAAAGTATGGTGGGGATCAAATCATTAAAGGAACCACTTTTACAAAGTATAAACAATTCATTCAGAATTGCTTTGATATCTGTCCCCGACAAGCATTACATGCTAAAACTCTTTCTTTCAAACATCCTTCCTCCGGAAAAGATATTCTATTCGAATCTGATTTACCTAAAGATTTCTCTGAACTGGTTGAGAAATGGGAAAAATATTTCCAAAGCAGTATTGATATAAATAACTGA
- a CDS encoding non-canonical purine NTP diphosphatase, producing MKNLVFATNNQHKLHEIKLLLKGKFNIQSLQDLNILEEIPETENTLEGNARLKAEFITSKYGIDCFADDTGLEVESLDGRPGVYSARYAGYENDFEANTVKVLAELNGIDNRTARFRTVICLIMNHEKYFFEGIVNGSLTREKKGSLGFGYDPIFVPSGYSLTFAEMPIEQKNSMSHRAIATSKLIDFLLNQKI from the coding sequence ATGAAAAACCTGGTATTTGCGACTAATAACCAACACAAACTCCATGAGATCAAACTCCTTCTCAAAGGTAAATTCAATATTCAAAGCTTGCAAGATCTTAATATCTTAGAAGAAATACCTGAAACAGAGAACACCCTTGAAGGCAATGCCAGACTTAAAGCTGAGTTTATTACAAGCAAATACGGAATAGACTGTTTTGCAGATGATACTGGTCTGGAAGTTGAATCATTAGATGGAAGGCCTGGTGTTTATTCAGCCAGATATGCCGGATATGAAAATGACTTCGAAGCCAATACTGTTAAAGTTTTAGCTGAACTTAACGGAATTGACAATCGTACTGCCAGGTTTAGAACAGTTATCTGCCTGATTATGAACCATGAAAAGTATTTCTTTGAGGGAATTGTAAATGGAAGTCTTACCAGAGAAAAAAAAGGAAGTCTGGGATTTGGCTATGACCCGATCTTTGTTCCATCTGGATATAGCCTTACTTTCGCTGAAATGCCAATTGAGCAAAAAAACAGCATGAGTCACAGGGCAATTGCAACCTCAAAACTCATAGACTTCCTCTTAAATCAAAAGATCTGA